A stretch of the Veillonella parvula DSM 2008 genome encodes the following:
- the bioF gene encoding 8-amino-7-oxononanoate synthase: MYKFFQEQLDSKINNHNLRTLMEYCPIDAVRVKKDDKEYLMMASNNYLGLTFDQRVINEAVKGAQQYGTGSGGSRLVSGTFPLFTKLEKELAKFKNTEKALVFNTGYMANVGTISAIADKNTIIFSDELNHASIIDGCRLSKATIKAYSHCDVEELKFLLKQVNRNARKLIVTDGVFSMDGDIAPLDKLYELSREYHALLMVDDAHATGTIGNGHGTAAYYGLEKDVDIQLGTLSKSLGAVGGYVAANSTIIDYLVNMSRSFIFSTALSPADIGAALAALQIIESDSSVLRRLQDNVNYMTDCLNSMGIYATNETPIFPILIGSNEDTLAVSNHLYNAEIIGTAIRPPTVPVGESRIRLTVTAAHNREQIDYVCRTLDKAIKALS, from the coding sequence ATGTATAAATTCTTCCAAGAACAATTAGATAGTAAAATAAATAACCATAATTTGCGTACTCTAATGGAATACTGCCCTATAGATGCAGTACGGGTTAAAAAAGATGATAAAGAATATTTGATGATGGCGTCAAATAATTATTTAGGTCTTACCTTTGATCAACGTGTAATAAATGAAGCCGTTAAAGGGGCTCAACAATATGGTACTGGTTCAGGCGGTTCCCGTCTTGTATCTGGTACATTTCCATTGTTTACAAAACTTGAAAAGGAACTAGCAAAATTTAAGAATACAGAAAAGGCTCTCGTGTTTAATACTGGATACATGGCAAATGTAGGTACTATTTCTGCTATAGCAGATAAAAATACGATTATCTTTAGCGATGAATTAAATCATGCTAGTATTATTGATGGCTGTAGATTGAGTAAGGCTACTATAAAAGCCTATAGTCACTGTGATGTAGAGGAATTAAAGTTTTTACTTAAACAAGTAAATCGTAATGCACGTAAGCTCATTGTCACAGACGGCGTTTTTAGCATGGACGGTGACATAGCCCCATTAGATAAGCTCTACGAGCTCAGCCGTGAGTATCATGCGTTACTTATGGTAGACGATGCTCATGCGACGGGAACTATTGGCAACGGACATGGCACGGCTGCTTATTATGGTCTTGAAAAAGACGTGGATATTCAGCTAGGTACATTGAGCAAATCTCTAGGAGCTGTTGGCGGCTATGTGGCTGCTAATAGTACTATCATCGATTATCTAGTGAATATGAGTCGCAGTTTTATATTCTCTACGGCATTGTCTCCAGCCGATATAGGTGCCGCTTTGGCCGCATTACAAATCATAGAGTCTGATTCATCCGTATTAAGGCGACTACAAGACAATGTGAACTATATGACAGATTGCTTAAATTCTATGGGAATATATGCCACGAATGAAACTCCAATTTTTCCAATACTTATCGGTAGCAATGAGGATACTCTAGCGGTATCAAATCATTTATACAACGCTGAAATTATAGGTACAGCGATACGTCCACCTACAGTTCCTGTTGGTGAAAGTCGAATTCGTCTAACCGTTACAGCTGCACATAATAGAGAACAAATTGATTATGTGTGCCGGACATTGGATAAAGCTATAAAAGCATTATCTTAG
- a CDS encoding 6-carboxyhexanoate--CoA ligase, translating into MDELYSVRMRAAQGGPHENGGHHISGAERIVTLNQVGFIAQSLAERALHHSKGTADFINITVDLIPSETITYIDCLKVKEHTANTVTEAHQLAVKLLQGTDISESAIRNSIFLLKSLVSSMRGAMLVDAISGERLDAGNRGVRVSHMDSFDSDKLGDNEHMREALVLASKVQSAEGIVGELCWSDDPDYTIGYVACNGVYHRIPNMKEIGSNLGGRVFFVKPNIDLEGVIEYLEKEPVLVQW; encoded by the coding sequence ATGGATGAATTATATAGTGTGCGTATGCGCGCGGCTCAAGGTGGTCCCCATGAAAACGGGGGCCACCATATTTCTGGCGCAGAACGCATTGTGACCTTAAATCAAGTTGGATTTATAGCCCAGTCTTTAGCTGAACGAGCTTTGCATCACAGTAAAGGGACTGCTGATTTTATTAATATTACAGTGGACTTAATTCCGTCGGAAACAATTACATATATAGATTGTTTAAAAGTAAAAGAACATACGGCAAACACAGTTACTGAAGCACATCAATTAGCTGTAAAACTTTTACAGGGGACTGATATTAGTGAGTCAGCTATTAGAAATTCTATTTTTTTATTAAAAAGTCTAGTTTCATCTATGCGGGGAGCTATGTTAGTTGATGCAATTTCTGGTGAGCGCCTCGATGCAGGTAATCGTGGTGTTCGCGTAAGTCATATGGACTCCTTTGATTCTGATAAACTAGGAGATAATGAACATATGAGAGAGGCTTTAGTATTGGCGTCTAAGGTGCAATCTGCAGAAGGGATTGTAGGCGAATTATGTTGGTCTGATGATCCAGATTACACAATAGGCTACGTCGCTTGTAATGGTGTTTATCATCGCATCCCTAATATGAAGGAAATTGGCTCTAATTTAGGGGGACGTGTATTCTTTGTAAAGCCGAATATTGATTTGGAAGGCGTAATTGAGTACTTGGAAAAAGAACCTGTACTTGTTCAGTGGTGA
- the smpB gene encoding SsrA-binding protein SmpB, translating into MAKKSSPSLIADNRKARHDFHIHETYEAGIALTGTEIKSIRQGKLNLKDSFCRIDKRELLLYGVHISPYEQGNRFNHEPERTRKLLMHKSEINKLHAQVKEKGFSLVPLNFHFSHGYVKVTVGLVTGKKIYDKRQDMAERDAKRDIAKRIKEQQKY; encoded by the coding sequence ATGGCAAAGAAATCTAGCCCATCGCTTATTGCTGACAATCGTAAGGCGCGTCATGATTTTCATATTCATGAGACCTATGAAGCTGGTATTGCTTTAACAGGAACTGAAATAAAGTCTATTCGTCAAGGTAAGCTTAATCTTAAAGATAGCTTTTGTCGTATAGATAAAAGGGAACTCTTGTTGTATGGCGTTCATATTAGCCCATATGAACAAGGAAATCGTTTTAACCATGAACCGGAGCGGACACGCAAGTTGTTGATGCATAAATCTGAAATCAATAAGTTACATGCTCAAGTTAAGGAAAAAGGATTCTCTTTAGTGCCGCTAAATTTTCATTTCAGTCACGGTTATGTAAAGGTTACCGTAGGTCTAGTAACTGGTAAGAAAATTTATGACAAGCGTCAAGATATGGCGGAACGTGATGCCAAGCGCGATATTGCTAAGCGAATTAAAGAGCAACAAAAATATTAA